In a genomic window of Candidatus Woesearchaeota archaeon:
- a CDS encoding Kae1-associated serine/threonine protein kinase → MELLFQGAEAKIYEKNGTIHKERIEKTYRHFELDTSLRKFRTNREAKILKKLEEIAFPAPRLLRKETFTIIMEKIRGPPIKDVFILEHAKEIGRLIGILHSHDIIHGDLTTSNMILNEEEGKLYFIDFGLAQISKKREDKAVDLHLLKHALESKHWDIANEAFNIILEEYSKQLDAKEILKRLDVVELRGRNKGKGD, encoded by the coding sequence ATGGAATTACTTTTTCAAGGAGCCGAAGCGAAAATTTATGAAAAGAACGGCACCATTCATAAAGAGCGTATTGAAAAGACCTACCGCCACTTTGAACTAGATACTTCTTTGAGAAAATTCCGAACGAATAGAGAAGCAAAAATCCTCAAAAAACTTGAGGAGATTGCATTTCCCGCACCCAGACTTCTCAGAAAAGAAACATTTACCATCATCATGGAAAAAATCAGAGGACCTCCAATAAAAGACGTATTCATTCTTGAACACGCAAAAGAAATCGGAAGACTCATCGGCATTCTTCACTCACACGATATTATTCACGGAGATCTTACCACATCAAACATGATTTTAAATGAAGAAGAGGGCAAGTTGTACTTTATTGACTTCGGCCTTGCACAGATCTCTAAAAAAAGAGAAGATAAAGCAGTTGATCTTCACCTCTTAAAACACGCCCTAGAATCTAAACACTGGGACATCGCAAACGAAGCGTTCAACATCATCCTCGAAGAATACTCAAAACAACTTGATGCAAAAGAAATTCTCAAACGCTTAGACGTTGTTGAGCTTCGAGGACGAAACAAGGGAAAAGGGGATTAA
- the hisS gene encoding histidine--tRNA ligase, which yields MELLNAKGTRDFDPQDMILRNNLFSTLRRIFERYGFSPVETPVLERFDILAAKYAGGSEILKETFRLNDQGGRDLCLRYDLTVPFARYVGMRRSLKMPFKRYAIGPVFRDGPIKLGRYREFYQCDADIVGTKSMLADADCIKIFQAFFKEIDMDVIIKVNNRKVLDTYLSWAGVAKDKLLEAVLIIDKLDKIGLEEVKKELRGIGCDDEVCNKIEAVLDLDGDNQKLLAKLEELIGSCEGIDELKELLSYLDDTNVEISFALARGLAYYTGTVFEVFLADGSYDRALGSGGRYDSMIGEFVGGGREYPAVGCSFGIEPITDMLKKQESLTQKTVTEIFIVPIKTVSECVKIADQLRSYGLNVDMDLLGKGISKNLEYCNFYNIPFALIVGENELASGRLQLKNMATGEKEELTVEEIVKKLVPVA from the coding sequence ATGGAACTCTTAAACGCTAAAGGAACGCGAGACTTTGATCCACAAGATATGATCTTACGTAATAATCTCTTCTCAACACTTAGACGCATCTTTGAGCGTTATGGTTTCAGCCCCGTTGAAACACCCGTTCTTGAACGTTTTGATATCCTTGCTGCAAAGTATGCAGGAGGCTCAGAAATCCTTAAAGAAACATTTAGACTTAATGACCAAGGAGGACGTGATTTGTGCCTTCGCTATGATCTAACCGTTCCTTTTGCGCGTTACGTTGGAATGAGACGATCCCTGAAGATGCCATTTAAGCGCTACGCAATAGGTCCCGTGTTTAGGGATGGCCCTATTAAGCTTGGACGTTATCGTGAATTTTATCAGTGCGATGCAGATATTGTAGGGACGAAGAGTATGCTTGCAGATGCTGATTGCATTAAAATTTTCCAGGCATTTTTCAAAGAGATCGATATGGATGTTATAATTAAAGTGAATAATCGAAAAGTGCTTGATACTTATCTTTCTTGGGCAGGAGTCGCAAAAGATAAACTTCTTGAGGCTGTTCTTATCATTGATAAACTTGACAAGATAGGACTTGAAGAGGTCAAAAAAGAGCTAAGAGGCATTGGTTGTGATGATGAAGTGTGTAATAAGATTGAAGCTGTTCTTGACCTTGATGGAGATAATCAAAAGCTTCTTGCTAAACTTGAAGAGCTTATTGGATCCTGTGAAGGAATTGATGAGCTTAAAGAGTTGCTCTCATATCTTGATGATACCAATGTCGAGATTTCTTTTGCTCTTGCAAGAGGTCTTGCCTATTACACAGGTACTGTCTTTGAAGTGTTTCTTGCTGATGGAAGTTATGATCGCGCACTGGGTTCTGGAGGACGTTATGATTCAATGATTGGGGAGTTTGTCGGGGGAGGACGCGAGTATCCTGCAGTGGGATGTAGTTTTGGCATTGAGCCCATAACCGACATGCTCAAAAAGCAAGAGTCCCTAACGCAAAAAACAGTAACAGAGATATTTATTGTTCCTATCAAAACTGTTTCTGAATGTGTTAAAATCGCAGATCAACTACGCTCTTATGGACTTAACGTTGATATGGATTTGCTTGGAAAAGGCATTTCAAAAAACTTAGAGTATTGCAATTTCTATAATATTCCTTTTGCACTTATTGTCGGGGAAAATGAACTTGCATCTGGACGATTACAACTTAAAAACATGGCCACTGGGGAAAAAGAAGAGTTAACAGTTGAAGAGATTGTAAAAAAACTTGTTCCTGTTGCATGA
- a CDS encoding DUF504 domain-containing protein: MMPIKDLLNKIKWDERETESEYEIGYFDRIANKLIFVDLMEVEVRDGVLIDWIDDREVTIPFHRIKEVKKKGVVVWKGEH; this comes from the coding sequence ATGATGCCCATAAAGGACTTATTAAACAAAATCAAATGGGATGAGCGTGAAACTGAATCCGAGTATGAGATTGGCTATTTTGATAGAATAGCAAACAAGCTCATATTTGTAGATTTGATGGAAGTAGAGGTACGAGATGGTGTGCTGATTGATTGGATTGATGATAGGGAAGTAACCATTCCCTTTCATAGGATCAAAGAGGTGAAGAAAAAAGGAGTTGTTGTGTGGAAAGGGGAACATTAG